The genomic DNA AGGCCCGGTCGGTCAAGAAGAATTTAACTTTTATTTCAATGATCTCTGAGTGTTAACCCAGTGTCGCTACATCTCTGCAGCGCGGAATCGGAAAGTATGTAATTCCCGTTTAGAAGTCAACCGTTTTGTGACCGGTCAGTCATAATAAACTCTCGGAGACGCTGTGCCGTTAAGGCGTTGCTGACCCGAGAAAGAGGTTCTATGTAAAACGCTGCTCCACGTCAATAGGTTTCTGCGTTATTATGGATATCTATTAGGATTTGTTTTGATTAGTTTGGTTCATAGCGATGTAGGGGGGATGCCTCCGGCGGCTTGACCCCTTTTGGGAAAAGGGGTCAAGGCTCCCAAAACTTTTTAATGGGGGGGGGAAGGTGTTATATGTATAGATTGTAAAAGAGGTTAGTTACTATCTATTTATATGGAGAATGCTATTAGAGTCAGCTCGCAAGCATTAATACAGTGTATATACACAAGACACTACCAATCTCTTCCCATATATAATGATTCAAATTCAGAATTGAGCAAAAAAAAGAAGCGGCCTAAACCGCTTCTTATTAAATAGCTACTAGAGAGACACTTTTATATGGCTCTGCTTACTTAGTTTCACTTCCAAGCAACGTATCAAGTGCGTCAATAGCCTGAACAGGATTCACGCTCACACTGCCTTTTACTTTAGTTTCAGAACTCTTCTTAGTCCATGTATTGCCATTGACTGATTCACTAGAGGAACCACTCTTACCCGTCACTCCACCGTGTATAGTCGGAGCGGCACCAATTGCGGCAGCTTTGGCCGCATCCTTAAGAAAAGTATCAGAGTTCATCTGCGCAGGCTGAGCGGTCTGAGTATCTGAAGGAGATGATGTCACCATAGATGTCGATGCCCCATTCCCTAATATATCCCAACTTCCGCCACCGGCCCTACTTGCCTTAGCATCGTACATGGAACTGTGGCCCATTGAGGTCATCTTTAAAGAAAAGGCTCTTGTCGGAGCCGTATACCCGGGAACAGTACCATGCGCTTTCATAAAATATTGAATACCTGTTTGAGAATTTGTCCAACTAAACTGAGAACCCGTTTTTAAAGTCTCAAGCACATAACTTATTTGCTTACGGTCTGTGGCGGTGAGGCTTTGCATGTCAGGAGCTAGTGTGCCTGTTTGATCTAGACGAGCCTGAGGAGTCATAGGAACAAGTGTAACTGCAACAGCTGAAGGAGAGAGAACATACGCTTCGCCAGTATCTTCTTGCCTATCAATGGAGTTCACACCACTGCTAACGCCCCACGCAGTTTTATCGCCCATCATCATAGATGAGGTATTCATTCCTGACGAAACAGCTTTCATCAAAACCTTTTCCTGCTGGTAAACTCTTTTGATTATAATATCCTGTTGGCGGTACTGATCTTTTTTGAAGGTCAAAATATGATCCGCGTTACGCGCTAGACTGACAGTGCAGGGGGCGACACACGCTTCCTTACCATCAGCAAGGACAGTGGCGCCCATAGGATTAGATGAAACAGGAACTGACTGCATTGCAATCTGCGGCGCGCACCCTGAAATAAATCCCGCCATCATAACAGAAACAGCTAAGCTCTTATAAAATTTCATATGACCTCTTGATAATTGTATTAAGACCAATATACCGAAAAAAGGCGTGGAAAGCCACGCCTTAGATTTTACTTAACTACCGATTTGATCTGATTGCCCTCTCCAAGGAGAACAACCTTTGGCTTATGAAGGCCGAGTTCATCATCATCAAGCCAGGTGTATGTACATATGATAATCTTCTGACCTGCCTTACCCTTGTGGGCAGCAGCACCATTTAAACAAAATTCACCCTCAGTACCCTCAATGGCATAAGTAGTGAGTCTTTCACCATTATCGATATTTAAAACATCCACCCTTTCAAAAGGGAGAATTCCTGCTTTTTCCAGTAAATTAATATCAATAGATATAGAACCTTCATAGTCTACATTGGCTTCCGTAATAGTAGCCCTATGAATTTTAGACTTTAAGAGACAGCGACTGCCCATATTGTCCTCCTTGTGGAGAATTAAAATTGATAACCAAGTTGATTAGCGGGTATCACGCAATTTTGCACTTGGCAATTCAATAACGCAAGACTCAAAAAAGTAGCGCCGTTTTTATTTACCCCAAAAAAAAAGCCGGATAAGTCCGGCTTTAAAATATCGCTTGGTAAAACTACGCGCGGGAGAACTTTTTCTTCAAAACAGCTAAGAGTGACAGTCCCCCTCCCAGTAGGAGAAGTGCCCCAGGAAGAGGTGTCGGGGTATTAGATATTTCCCCCTGAGTGAAAGACCAGCTCTTGCCTTCGTAAAAATTTGTCCCTGTTAACACATCTGAACCTGCAATCTCTGCCCATTCAACAGAAAAATCAGTCTTCTTCGGTGTATCGAACTTAATTTCAGTAATAACATCATTCATACTTGCAGTTGCAGGCCCGGAAAAAATTATACTGCTTTTGGAATCTCCATCATATGCCCAAGACCATCCTGCAGCGGAGTGCTTATCAAATGAGACTTCTTTGATTGAAATATCTGGGTTAGTAACCCATATCTGCATAGCCTTTACGCCACTACCTTCATTACCCCAGCCTTTCGCCGTGATCGAAGAAGCCTGTGCAATGGTCGCCAACAACAAACACAAAGTGAGTGCCGCAACCGAAATTTTTAATAAATTCTTCATATCTTACCCCCTCCCAAATCAATAAATCAAGTTAACGGATCAGCCACCACCAACAGCAGGAAAGACTCCGACCCTATCTCCATCCGCCAACCTTGCATCAAGCTCCGCTGAAACTCCATTTACAAAAACTATTTTAACTTCGTCTAAGGGTATTCCGACTTTCTCAACAATATCTTTGATAGTTTCACCGTCAGAAATCGGATAATTATTCGCATTCTCAGGGCTCTTGTCAGCAAAAGTAGCATAGCAAAGAATCTGTATATTCATGATACCCCTTTAAATAACTATGTTTTATTTAGTAAAAAGAAAAACACTTACGCTAAGCACGACAAGTCCGTCATGAAAGCGACAGCATGCTTTAAACCTTGCAAAAAT from Maridesulfovibrio frigidus DSM 17176 includes the following:
- the panD gene encoding aspartate 1-decarboxylase; protein product: MGSRCLLKSKIHRATITEANVDYEGSISIDINLLEKAGILPFERVDVLNIDNGERLTTYAIEGTEGEFCLNGAAAHKGKAGQKIIICTYTWLDDDELGLHKPKVVLLGEGNQIKSVVK
- a CDS encoding PEGA domain-containing protein encodes the protein MKFYKSLAVSVMMAGFISGCAPQIAMQSVPVSSNPMGATVLADGKEACVAPCTVSLARNADHILTFKKDQYRQQDIIIKRVYQQEKVLMKAVSSGMNTSSMMMGDKTAWGVSSGVNSIDRQEDTGEAYVLSPSAVAVTLVPMTPQARLDQTGTLAPDMQSLTATDRKQISYVLETLKTGSQFSWTNSQTGIQYFMKAHGTVPGYTAPTRAFSLKMTSMGHSSMYDAKASRAGGGSWDILGNGASTSMVTSSPSDTQTAQPAQMNSDTFLKDAAKAAAIGAAPTIHGGVTGKSGSSSESVNGNTWTKKSSETKVKGSVSVNPVQAIDALDTLLGSETK
- a CDS encoding MoaD/ThiS family protein, giving the protein MNIQILCYATFADKSPENANNYPISDGETIKDIVEKVGIPLDEVKIVFVNGVSAELDARLADGDRVGVFPAVGGG